From the Marinitoga sp. 1197 genome, one window contains:
- a CDS encoding AAA family ATPase — MKLKRLPIGDSDFKTVIEDNAYYIDKSMLIKEIITGGRVILITRPRRFGKTLNISMLEYFFKNDEDNKHLFENLKIYEEKEIIEKHLNKYPVIYLTFKDLKAA; from the coding sequence ATGAAATTGAAACGCTTACCAATAGGAGACAGTGATTTCAAAACAGTAATAGAAGATAATGCATACTATATAGATAAAAGCATGTTAATAAAAGAAATAATAACAGGAGGCAGGGTAATACTAATAACCAGACCAAGAAGGTTTGGAAAAACGTTGAACATAAGTATGTTGGAGTATTTTTTTAAAAATGATGAAGATAATAAACATCTATTTGAAAACTTAAAAATATATGAAGAAAAAGAGATAATAGAAAAACATTTAAATAAATATCCTGTAATTTATTTAACATTTAAGGATTTAAAAGCGGCTTGA